One Plasmodium relictum strain SGS1 genome assembly, chromosome: 2 genomic region harbors:
- a CDS encoding chromatin assembly factor 1 protein WD40 domain, putative, which yields MSSPKDNKKRKSNTLDEACIELSEEVENEEINKEKEESEEEHIEVQFNNWKTNSGLLYDFVCRKELEWPSLSIDFGDFHDENIEHNVLNQIVCVGTHTSNKEPNFLYVCDVLFPLEKVPQEKCVYKANENYEGFEFCNEKKKFTIKSKIAHTGEVNRIKFLPLEKKNFVVTKAVDGNLHLFDINKHKIETNDDKMSPEVSFIGNKSDGFGLDFNIHKKNILTCGNDGLINVYDYNDLSSNVVNSFYKIQYKSPINDISPTNDPNLILACADNGYILLYDMRIKTSEPAQQVLGQQVPVNSVSLNKFTGHFASGSDNGKIKIWDIKKFNEPQHIINAHQEAIIRLNFSPNDSSLLASASNNRFINVYDLNKIGEELDAIDLSDGPSELIFSHGGHTQPITDFNWNHHKKLKMFIGSTSEDNTLQFWQLKMELLDESNTVPTTDTDVE from the coding sequence atgagtagtcctaaagataataaaaaaagaaaatctaATACTCTTGATGAAGCTTGTATTGAGTTAAGTGAAGAAgtagaaaatgaagaaataaataaagaaaaggaaGAAAGTGAAGAAGAACATATTGAAGTTCAGTTTAATAATTGGAAGACAAATAGTGGTTTATTATACGATTTCGTATGCCGAAAAGAATTAGAATGGCCTTCATTATCCATTGATTTTGGTGATTTTCACGATGAAAATATAGAACACAATGTATTAAATCAAATAGTATGTGTTGGTACTCACACATCTAATAAAGAACCTaactttttatatgtatGCGACGTATTATTTCCATTAGAAAAAGTACCACAAGAAAAATGTGTATATAAGGCAAACGAGAATTATGAAGGTTTTGAATTTtgcaatgaaaaaaaaaaatttactatAAAATCGAAAATTGCACATACAGGTGAAgtaaatagaataaaatttttgcccttagaaaaaaaaaattttgtagtAACAAAAGCAGTAGATGGAAATCTTCATTTgtttgatataaataaacacaAAATCGAAACAAATGATGATAAGATGAGTCCAGAAGTTTCTTTTATTGGGAATAAATCAGATGGATTTGGTTTAGATTTTAATATACacaaaaagaatatattaacATGTGGTAATGATGGATTAATAAATGTTTATGATTACAATGATTTAAGTTCAAATGTCgtaaattcattttataaGATTCAATATAAATCACCAATAAATGACATTTCTCCCACTAATGATCCTAATTTAATATTAGCGTGTGCAGATAATggttatattttattatatgacATGAGAATAAAAACAAGTGAACCAGCACAGCAAGTTTTAGGTCAACAAGTTCCTGTTAATTCcgtttctttaaataaatttactgGACATTTTGCATCAGGAAGTGATAATGGAAAAATCAAAATATGGGAtatcaaaaaatttaacGAGCCTCAACATATTATTAATGCACACCAAGAAGCAATTATCAGATTAAATTTCTCTCCAAATGACTCTTCTTTACTTGCCTCGGCTAGCAATAATAGATTTATTAATGtttatgatttaaataaaattggtGAAGAACTCGATGCTATTGATTTATCAGACGGACCATCTGAATTGATTTTTTCACATGGAGGACATACACAACCAATTACAGATTTTAATTGGAATCAtcacaaaaaattaaagatgtTCATAGGATCTACTAGTGAAGATAACACTCTTCAATTTTGGCAATTAAAAATGGAGTTACTTGATGAATCAAATACTGTACCAACAACAGACACCGATGTAGaataa
- the AKLP1 gene encoding adenylate kinase-like protein 1, with product MRFLPNIIVTGVPGVGKSTLCEELEELINKEIKKIKKTEDLKVKHLNLSNIIKEERLYEEFDDELDASIYSEDLVNDKLKKLKIENGGYIIDFHDVNFIEEKELIDHIFLLTIKTSKLYERLEKRNYNEAKIKNNIECEIFQVIKEDIFDHFENSNIFDELENNDLEQYEKNLQFIKSWILSYINQA from the coding sequence atgAGATTTTTACCAAACATAATTGTAACGGGCGTTCCCGGTGTAGGTAAAAGTACCTTATGTGAAGAATTAGAggaattaattaataaagaaattaaaaaaataaaaaaaactgaAGATTTAAAAGTGAAACACTTAAATTTAtctaatataataaaagaagaaagatTATATGAAGAATTTGACGACGAACTAGATGCTAGTATTTACAGTGAAGATCTAGTGAAtgacaaattaaaaaaattaaaaattgaaaatggTGGTTACATAATAGATTTTCATGATGTTAATTTtattgaagaaaaagaattaattgatcatatttttttgttgacAATTAAAACATCTAAATTATATGAACGACTAGAAAAGAGAAATTACAACGAagctaaaattaaaaataatattgaatgTGAAATATTTCAAGttataaaagaagatatttttgatcattttgaaaattctaatatttttgatGAATTAGAAAATAACGATTTAGAGCAGTACGAGAAAAATCTtcaatttataaaaagttgGATTCTATCATACATAAATCAAGCTTAA
- a CDS encoding transcription initiation factor TFIIB, putative, protein MSSAYNKKLALNSLNDKPVPLNINTNNENNNIKRKLFRSFRNTRNAFCPDCKEKGIIICDNSEGTQICNGCGLVVESNILSDEQEWRNFNNDGHSKGNDRNRVGEASDIWLENNLTSTTFIKSSKKLQHLNMMTQINKNDQTLIAAFNILKLICETFFLRSNVIERAKEITKELQDLEQLKNRINNLNMLAVVYLACREAGHIKSIKELITFDRSYKEKDLGKTINKLKKVLPTRAFVYNENISHLIYSLSNRLQLSTDLIEAIEYVVKKATTLITTSHRLNSLCGGSIHLIVELNTNEEKNVKLPNLSQIATVCGVTTNTLKTTFKELLNASEYILPKYYLTENSQKLSLLKQKYISEEKKKIK, encoded by the exons ATGTCATCAgcttataataaaaaattggcTTTAAATTCCTTAAATGATAAGCCTGTTCCTTTAAATATAA atacaaataatgaaaacaataatataaaaagaaaattatttagatCATTTAGAAATACAAGAAATGCATTTTGCCCAGATTGTAAAGAAAAAGGAATAATTATATGTGATAATAGTGAAGGAACGCAGATATGTAATGGATGTGGGTTAGTAGTTGAAAGTAATATTCTTTCAGATGAACAAGAATGgagaaattttaataatgatgGTCATTCAAAAGGTAATGATAGAAATAGAGTGGGGGAAGCTAGTGATATATGgttagaaaataatttaactaGTACTACTTTTATTAAATCCAGTAAAAAATTACAACACTTAAATATGATGActcaaataaataaaaatgatcaAACATTAATTGCtgcttttaatattttaaaattaatttgtgAAACATTTTTTCTTCGAAGTAATGTAATTGAACGAGCTAAAGAAATAACTAAAGAATTACAA GATTTagaacaattaaaaaatagaataaataatttgaatATGTTGGCGGTTGTTTATTTAGCATGTCGAGAAGCAGGACATATAAAAAgcataaaagaattaataacTTTTGATAGAtcttataaagaaaaagatttaGGAAAaactattaataaattaaaaaaagtattaccTACAAGAGCCTTtgtttataatgaaaatatttctcATTTAATATACTCATTATCAAATAGATTACAATTATCAACTGATTTAATTGAAGCAATTGAATATGTTGTAAAAAAGGCTACCACTCTGATTACAACTTCTCATAGACTAAATTCATTGTGCGGTGGATCAATTCATTTAATAGTTGAATTAAAtacaaatgaagaaaaaaatgtaaaattacCGAATTTATCTCAAATTGCTACAGTATGTGGAGTAACAACTAATACACTAAAAACTACGTTTAAAGAATTACTAAATGCATCTGAATATATTTTaccaaaatattatttaacaGAAAATAGTCAAAAATTGTCATTactaaaacaaaaatatataagtgaagaaaaaaaaaaaataaaataa